Proteins encoded together in one Chryseobacterium taklimakanense window:
- a CDS encoding relaxase/mobilization nuclease domain-containing protein → MNNSATTRRISKIAIEYNGNDKGTAECVYSNNLLSTTPEEQFAEMKFIAERNPNVKKWALTGYISPTKEVGDSLTNEELKELALKSLKDVGLTENNQVVLDVHNSTKQKHIHFIVNRIDIYGKCTVKSANIGKRFGESVRNVCKEMNLKTDVEIGKEKKQQMLKVLQNCLKVSRNFDDLVDYMRRCGYRVTLSQNVKDGISGMRIVRLKDINDQTQRQYHPGYKLSEITSKLKIKDIKEILNWNAESHQSAIFSQSNPQTNEIKNPEKSSLKEIENAVKELLKPSYTPAADDELLRKRKRRR, encoded by the coding sequence ATGAACAATTCGGCAACGACGAGGAGGATCAGTAAGATAGCGATTGAATACAACGGCAATGACAAAGGCACGGCGGAATGTGTTTATTCCAACAACCTGCTTTCAACAACACCGGAGGAACAGTTTGCGGAAATGAAGTTTATTGCCGAGAGAAATCCGAATGTAAAGAAATGGGCTTTGACGGGTTACATATCTCCAACAAAGGAAGTCGGCGACAGTCTGACGAACGAAGAGTTGAAGGAACTGGCTTTAAAATCATTGAAGGATGTGGGACTTACGGAAAATAACCAGGTCGTCCTGGATGTCCACAATTCCACGAAGCAGAAACATATCCACTTCATCGTGAACCGCATAGATATTTATGGTAAATGCACGGTAAAATCTGCCAATATCGGAAAGCGCTTCGGTGAATCAGTGAGAAATGTCTGCAAAGAGATGAACCTTAAAACAGATGTGGAAATAGGGAAAGAGAAAAAGCAGCAGATGCTGAAAGTTCTGCAAAACTGTCTGAAGGTCTCAAGAAATTTTGACGACTTGGTGGATTATATGCGGAGATGCGGTTACAGAGTGACGCTCTCGCAGAATGTGAAGGACGGTATTTCGGGGATGCGGATTGTTAGATTAAAGGACATAAACGACCAAACCCAGAGGCAGTATCATCCCGGTTACAAACTGTCGGAGATCACCAGTAAACTGAAGATTAAGGACATCAAAGAAATTCTAAACTGGAATGCGGAAAGCCACCAGTCGGCAATTTTCAGTCAGAGTAATCCACAAACGAACGAAATAAAAAATCCGGAAAAATCATCCCTCAAGGAGATTGAGAATGCCGTGAAGGAACTGCTCAAACCGAGCTACACACCGGCGGCTGACGACGAATTGCTGAGGAAGAGAAAAAGGAGGCGATAG
- a CDS encoding plasmid mobilization protein codes for MKNDFLKQFVRQVSEQQIAKVAEEKRKKRFREIGRKGGLKKKTANQFSKVVSVRFTEKEFEKIQKEADFYKLKISKYLRLVSTEKELKINEFQTDAVLLNYGNNFIRISNLLRNREWNEFENKKEILEEIQTTTRLIREYLYQQIIKHEQFGNDEEDQ; via the coding sequence ATGAAAAATGACTTTTTAAAACAGTTTGTCAGACAGGTTTCCGAGCAGCAAATTGCAAAGGTTGCAGAAGAAAAAAGAAAGAAACGGTTCCGAGAAATTGGTCGAAAGGGAGGTTTGAAAAAGAAGACGGCGAACCAATTTTCGAAGGTAGTCTCAGTTCGTTTTACCGAAAAAGAGTTTGAGAAAATTCAAAAGGAGGCTGACTTCTACAAACTCAAAATATCAAAATATTTAAGACTGGTTTCAACCGAAAAAGAACTCAAAATAAACGAGTTTCAAACCGACGCGGTTCTGTTGAATTACGGCAACAATTTTATAAGGATATCCAATCTGCTCCGGAACAGAGAATGGAATGAGTTTGAAAACAAGAAAGAGATCCTTGAGGAAATTCAAACCACAACGAGGTTGATCCGGGAATACCTCTACCAACAAATCATCAAGCATGAACAATTCGGCAACGACGAGGAGGATCAGTAA
- a CDS encoding toprim domain-containing protein, which produces MNCKQANENISIREVLESFSLFPSKDNAKSAFYHAIDREERTPSLVVNFTKNTAFDFGTGMMYDNVSIVQAIKRCSVSDALEYLSRFDFPYKKPSVTEAITAEKKNEILEVKEVSHPALLDYLKSRKLESQKSALSEVHYRINDKRYFGLGFKNDSGGYEIRSRFSKICLGKKDITTIKNNSENLKVFEGFTDYLSLKILEPEKTPSDYLILNSVAMVHKTSGLFGNYKSVEMYLDNDRAGEQCRDSILKIFPEADDRSNEYFPHQDLNDFLISQEEKTLENKLEKNQTAIHESEENQNIYRRKR; this is translated from the coding sequence ATGAACTGCAAACAAGCTAACGAAAATATCAGCATCCGGGAAGTCCTTGAGAGTTTTTCTCTTTTCCCGAGCAAAGACAACGCTAAATCCGCATTCTATCATGCGATAGACCGCGAGGAGCGCACACCGAGCTTGGTCGTAAATTTTACTAAAAATACGGCCTTCGACTTTGGAACGGGAATGATGTACGACAATGTCTCCATCGTCCAAGCCATTAAGCGATGCTCGGTATCGGATGCGTTGGAATATCTTTCTCGTTTCGATTTTCCTTATAAAAAGCCGAGTGTGACGGAAGCAATTACTGCTGAAAAGAAAAACGAGATTCTTGAAGTAAAAGAAGTTAGTCATCCGGCATTGTTAGATTATTTGAAATCAAGAAAACTCGAGTCACAAAAATCGGCATTGAGCGAAGTCCACTACCGGATTAACGACAAAAGATATTTTGGGCTGGGTTTCAAAAACGATTCGGGAGGCTACGAGATCCGCAGCAGGTTTTCCAAAATCTGTCTTGGAAAAAAGGATATCACCACGATAAAAAATAATTCTGAAAACCTCAAGGTTTTCGAGGGATTTACCGACTACCTCTCCCTTAAAATTTTAGAACCGGAAAAGACACCTTCCGACTATCTAATTCTGAATTCTGTCGCCATGGTTCACAAGACATCAGGGCTTTTTGGAAATTATAAATCTGTCGAAATGTACCTGGATAACGACCGCGCCGGCGAACAGTGCAGGGATTCAATTTTGAAAATATTCCCGGAGGCAGATGACCGCTCGAATGAATATTTCCCTCATCAAGATCTGAATGATTTCCTGATATCACAGGAAGAAAAGACGCTTGAAAATAAGCTTGAAAAAAATCAAACAGCCATACACGAGTCCGAGGAAAACCAGAATATTTACAGGAGAAAAAGATGA
- a CDS encoding virulence-associated E family protein, producing MQKSHIEENIFNMDESPKLYQTDSETTTIFDMVMKYLESKYDLRFNAIALEIEISLKGKDDWTELNINSLLIELVQAGMQITMQKLEILVRSHLIKRYNPLAEYFKKLAGWDGEDHIRKLAGFVRTNDSEAFRYHLEKWLTRAVLCALKKDYVNKQCLVLASSKQNTGKTTFLRFLIPDGLRDYYSENVTVDKDGIIAICKNFILNADELAVLSKSDVNTLKSFISMGGAKVRVPYGRRPENMDRICSFVASTNRTDFLTDETGSVRWLVFEVLSIDFNYSKEIDIDKVWAQAYHNAFERKNYQPEMTLSDIEANELRNEQFSQLSLEQEIVSAHFEKSKDIKDFLTATDIVVAMNNALNLRLNNIKVGKALTRLKYERIKHPKLQVYGYLIRRKID from the coding sequence ATGCAGAAAAGTCATATAGAAGAAAACATCTTTAATATGGACGAATCCCCTAAACTCTACCAAACCGATTCCGAGACCACTACCATTTTCGATATGGTGATGAAGTATCTTGAAAGCAAGTATGACCTTCGCTTTAACGCCATCGCCCTGGAGATAGAAATATCGCTCAAGGGAAAGGACGACTGGACAGAGCTAAACATCAACTCCCTGCTGATAGAACTCGTACAGGCCGGGATGCAGATCACCATGCAGAAGTTGGAGATCCTCGTACGGAGCCACCTGATAAAGAGATACAACCCGTTAGCGGAATACTTTAAAAAACTCGCGGGCTGGGACGGCGAAGACCATATCCGGAAGCTGGCGGGATTTGTTCGGACCAACGACAGCGAAGCGTTCCGCTACCATCTCGAGAAGTGGCTGACCCGCGCCGTGCTTTGCGCATTGAAGAAAGACTATGTCAACAAGCAGTGCCTCGTGCTGGCAAGCTCCAAACAGAACACGGGCAAAACCACCTTCCTGCGGTTCCTCATCCCGGACGGGCTCAGGGATTATTATTCCGAAAATGTCACAGTGGACAAGGACGGCATCATCGCTATCTGCAAAAACTTTATCCTCAATGCCGACGAATTGGCCGTCCTGTCCAAATCGGATGTCAACACGCTGAAATCCTTCATCTCGATGGGCGGCGCAAAAGTAAGGGTGCCTTACGGACGGAGGCCGGAGAACATGGATAGGATATGTTCCTTTGTTGCCTCCACCAACAGAACAGATTTCCTTACCGACGAGACAGGAAGCGTAAGGTGGCTGGTTTTCGAAGTTTTAAGCATTGACTTCAATTATTCCAAGGAAATAGACATAGACAAGGTATGGGCGCAGGCGTACCACAATGCTTTTGAAAGAAAAAATTACCAACCGGAAATGACGCTCTCGGACATAGAGGCTAATGAGCTGAGGAACGAGCAGTTTTCCCAGCTTTCACTTGAGCAGGAAATCGTTTCCGCACACTTCGAGAAATCGAAGGACATCAAGGACTTTCTTACGGCGACGGACATCGTTGTGGCAATGAACAACGCCCTGAATTTAAGATTGAACAACATCAAGGTCGGAAAGGCGCTCACCAGGCTCAAGTATGAAAGAATCAAGCATCCGAAACTGCAGGTTTACGGCTACCTGATCCGAAGAAAGATTGACTGA
- a CDS encoding helix-turn-helix domain-containing protein, protein MEQTEISFENLPKAVAFLSDQIAEIKQIVKSQHSAPEPEKRIPIDIEAASRIIGKAKPTIYTLVRERKIPCYKNGKKLYFFEDELMAWISSGKRKTILEIEEDAEKSYRRKHL, encoded by the coding sequence ATGGAACAGACAGAAATTTCATTTGAAAACCTGCCGAAAGCAGTTGCATTTCTTTCGGATCAAATTGCAGAAATCAAACAGATTGTTAAAAGTCAGCATTCCGCTCCGGAACCCGAAAAAAGAATTCCGATTGATATTGAGGCTGCCTCAAGAATTATCGGAAAGGCAAAGCCAACAATCTATACGCTGGTTCGCGAGCGCAAAATTCCGTGCTATAAAAATGGTAAGAAACTCTATTTTTTTGAAGATGAATTGATGGCTTGGATTTCTTCCGGCAAAAGAAAAACTATTCTGGAAATCGAGGAAGATGCAGAAAAGTCATATAGAAGAAAACATCTTTAA
- a CDS encoding site-specific integrase, translating into MKKLLKTKVTVRLRKAEFRKEWYIYLESYPVSVPGKKNLQRIREYVNRSVTTVVFDKNRPARTKEDSVSYKPKRDDNGIIVCKSKTDQETMIYADSLRKLRQREFDTVELYSELDKFQAEQKEKSEENFVKYFEGLIKKRHRNSSESIRINWERVIHFLTEFGGEIIPFYKIDIKFCENFKNYLLTAPRGGNKQGTLSKNSAGTYFSIFKAALRQAFVDGYFLSEISAKIKGIADEESRREYLTIEELNKLASTDCDSDVLRRAALFSALTGLRLSDIQKLKWKEISVESGLPKIHFTQQKTKGVEYMPISEQAVELCGERKLPDDLVFEGLPNSAWISRPLKKWIESAGITKNITFHNFRHTFATLQLANGTDIYTVSKMLGHTNVKTTQVYAKVVDESKNKAANAIKLNLNSK; encoded by the coding sequence ATGAAAAAACTGCTTAAAACCAAAGTCACTGTGCGCCTTCGTAAGGCAGAGTTTCGCAAGGAATGGTATATTTATCTTGAAAGTTATCCAGTGAGTGTTCCGGGAAAGAAGAATCTACAGAGAATCCGGGAATATGTGAACCGCAGTGTTACCACGGTGGTCTTCGACAAGAATAGACCTGCGCGAACAAAGGAAGATTCGGTATCCTATAAACCCAAAAGGGATGATAATGGAATTATTGTTTGCAAAAGCAAAACCGACCAAGAAACCATGATTTATGCAGATTCCCTTCGGAAGCTACGCCAAAGAGAATTTGATACTGTGGAACTCTACAGCGAACTTGATAAATTTCAGGCGGAACAGAAAGAAAAGTCAGAAGAAAATTTTGTTAAGTACTTCGAAGGTTTAATTAAAAAACGCCACAGAAACAGTTCTGAATCTATCAGAATTAACTGGGAGCGCGTCATTCACTTTTTGACTGAGTTTGGAGGTGAAATTATTCCGTTTTACAAGATTGACATTAAGTTTTGCGAGAATTTTAAAAACTATCTTTTGACCGCCCCACGAGGTGGAAATAAACAAGGCACACTTTCTAAAAACAGTGCCGGCACTTATTTCTCAATTTTTAAAGCAGCGCTAAGGCAAGCGTTCGTAGATGGATATTTTTTATCGGAAATTTCTGCTAAAATAAAAGGTATTGCTGACGAAGAATCAAGAAGGGAATATTTGACGATTGAAGAACTTAACAAACTTGCTTCAACAGATTGCGATAGTGATGTGTTAAGGCGCGCTGCATTATTTTCTGCACTAACAGGGCTTCGCTTATCCGATATTCAAAAACTAAAATGGAAGGAAATCAGTGTTGAAAGTGGCTTGCCAAAAATCCATTTTACACAGCAAAAAACGAAAGGCGTGGAATATATGCCCATTTCGGAACAGGCAGTAGAACTTTGCGGCGAAAGAAAACTGCCGGATGATTTAGTCTTTGAAGGATTGCCAAATTCAGCGTGGATTTCCCGACCTCTGAAAAAATGGATTGAAAGCGCCGGAATTACCAAAAATATTACTTTCCATAATTTCCGCCACACCTTTGCCACTTTACAATTAGCCAATGGAACTGATATTTACACCGTCAGCAAAATGTTAGGTCATACCAATGTAAAAACGACGCAGGTTTACGCCAAAGTGGTGGATGAATCTAAAAACAAGGCGGCAAACGCAATAAAGTTAAACCTCAATTCCAAATAA
- a CDS encoding helix-turn-helix transcriptional regulator: MGFSKLKIPRVCEQCSKPFEAKTVTTRFCSSSCANKAGKERKRQEKIQKETEGLLQKYSNKIAETQTREFISVSEATVMFGISKDTIHRMIKRGLITGQNLGIRLTRVKRSDLEALFTAVKIPVEQKKEKPKFEVGECYTISQICAKFYADPVTVNNAIKRYKVPTKKVGSFVYVPKILIDEIFAGK, encoded by the coding sequence ATGGGATTTAGCAAATTAAAGATACCGAGAGTATGCGAACAATGTTCGAAACCATTTGAAGCTAAGACAGTTACTACTCGTTTTTGTTCTTCTTCTTGTGCGAATAAAGCAGGGAAAGAACGGAAGAGACAGGAGAAAATTCAAAAAGAAACCGAAGGTTTACTTCAGAAATATTCTAACAAGATTGCGGAAACTCAAACTCGTGAATTTATTTCTGTTTCCGAAGCAACAGTAATGTTTGGAATTTCAAAAGATACTATTCACAGAATGATTAAAAGAGGACTGATTACAGGACAAAATCTTGGAATAAGATTAACCCGCGTAAAAAGGTCAGATTTGGAAGCATTATTTACGGCTGTAAAAATCCCCGTCGAGCAAAAGAAAGAAAAACCCAAATTTGAAGTTGGCGAATGCTATACAATTTCGCAAATCTGCGCGAAATTTTATGCGGATCCGGTCACTGTTAATAACGCAATTAAGCGATATAAGGTTCCGACTAAAAAGGTTGGAAGTTTTGTATATGTTCCTAAGATTTTAATTGATGAAATTTTTGCTGGCAAATGA
- the dnaK gene encoding molecular chaperone DnaK: MSKIIGIDLGTTNSCVSVMEGKDPVVIPNSEGKRTTPSVVAFTKDGERLVGDPAKRQAVTNPHNTVYSIKRFIGTHFKDDALEVARVPYAVVSGPNDTVKVKIDDREYTPQEISAMILQKMKKTAEDYLGQEVNRAVITVPAYFNDAQRQATKEAGEIAGLKVERIINEPTAAALAYGLDKKQKDQKIAVYDLGGGTFDISILDLGDGVFEVLSTNGDTHLGGDDFDDVIINWLASEFQTEEGVDLKTDAIALQRLKEAAEKAKIELSASTQTEINLPYITATATGPKHLVKTLTRAKFEQLSEDLVRRSMEPCKKALADAGLSTSDIDEVILVGGSTRIPIIQEEVEKFFGKKPSKGVNPDEVVAVGAAIQGGVLTGDVKDVLLLDVTPLSLGIETMGSVFTKLIEANTTIPTKKSEVFSTASDNQPAVSIRVGQGERPMFNDNKEIGRFDLTDIPPAPRGVPQIEVTFDIDANGILSVSAKDKGTGKEQSIKIQASSGLSDEEIERMKREAEENAAADVKKKEEVEAFNKADGLIFQTEKQLKEFGDKLSADKKAGIETAVAELKTAFEAKDVDSVKTKTEALDAAWMAASEELYNAQAQAQPGADAGQGNPGGNAAGADDVQDADFEEVK, encoded by the coding sequence ATGAGCAAAATAATTGGAATTGACTTAGGGACAACCAACTCCTGCGTTTCTGTAATGGAAGGGAAAGATCCGGTTGTGATCCCGAACTCTGAAGGTAAGAGAACAACACCTTCGGTGGTAGCATTTACAAAAGACGGAGAAAGACTTGTGGGCGACCCGGCTAAAAGACAGGCGGTAACCAATCCTCACAATACCGTTTATTCAATCAAAAGATTTATCGGTACACACTTCAAAGATGATGCTTTGGAAGTGGCAAGAGTTCCTTACGCTGTGGTTTCGGGACCGAATGATACCGTAAAAGTAAAAATCGACGACAGAGAATATACACCACAGGAAATTTCGGCGATGATCCTTCAGAAAATGAAGAAAACAGCTGAAGATTACTTGGGCCAGGAAGTAAACAGAGCAGTAATCACCGTCCCGGCTTACTTTAACGATGCGCAGAGACAGGCCACGAAAGAAGCGGGAGAAATTGCAGGTTTGAAAGTGGAAAGAATTATCAACGAACCCACTGCGGCTGCACTAGCTTACGGTTTGGATAAAAAACAGAAAGACCAGAAAATTGCAGTTTATGACTTAGGTGGCGGTACTTTCGATATCTCGATCCTTGATTTGGGTGACGGCGTTTTCGAAGTATTGTCAACAAACGGTGATACACACCTTGGTGGTGACGATTTCGATGATGTGATTATCAACTGGCTGGCTTCCGAATTCCAGACTGAAGAAGGGGTGGATTTGAAAACAGATGCCATCGCGTTACAACGATTGAAAGAAGCCGCAGAGAAAGCAAAAATTGAACTTTCTGCATCTACACAGACGGAAATCAACTTGCCATATATAACGGCTACCGCTACAGGGCCAAAACACCTGGTGAAAACTTTAACAAGAGCAAAATTCGAACAGCTTTCTGAAGATCTGGTAAGACGCTCGATGGAACCATGTAAAAAAGCATTGGCTGATGCCGGTCTTTCCACTTCAGATATTGATGAGGTGATTTTAGTGGGTGGTTCTACGAGAATCCCAATCATCCAGGAAGAAGTTGAGAAATTCTTCGGTAAAAAGCCTTCAAAAGGTGTAAACCCGGATGAAGTGGTGGCTGTAGGTGCTGCAATTCAAGGTGGTGTACTGACCGGTGATGTGAAAGACGTATTATTGTTAGACGTAACGCCACTTTCACTGGGTATCGAAACCATGGGTTCTGTTTTCACAAAACTGATTGAAGCTAACACGACTATTCCAACCAAAAAATCTGAAGTTTTCTCTACTGCAAGCGACAACCAGCCGGCAGTAAGCATCAGAGTAGGGCAGGGTGAAAGACCGATGTTCAACGATAACAAAGAAATCGGTAGATTCGACCTTACTGATATTCCACCGGCACCAAGAGGAGTTCCACAAATTGAAGTAACCTTCGATATCGATGCGAACGGTATTTTGAGTGTTTCTGCGAAAGATAAAGGAACAGGTAAGGAACAGTCAATCAAGATCCAGGCATCTTCAGGACTTTCTGATGAAGAAATCGAAAGAATGAAGCGTGAGGCTGAAGAAAATGCAGCTGCCGACGTGAAGAAAAAAGAAGAAGTGGAAGCTTTCAACAAAGCTGACGGACTGATCTTCCAGACTGAAAAGCAGCTTAAAGAATTCGGTGATAAACTTTCTGCAGACAAAAAAGCAGGCATCGAAACAGCAGTTGCAGAACTGAAAACCGCCTTTGAAGCCAAAGATGTGGATTCTGTAAAAACCAAAACCGAAGCCTTGGATGCTGCATGGATGGCAGCTTCTGAAGAACTGTACAACGCACAGGCCCAGGCGCAGCCGGGCGCAGATGCAGGCCAGGGTAATCCTGGAGGCAATGCAGCCGGAGCGGATGATGTTCAGGATGCTGATTTCGAAGAAGTCAAGTAG
- a CDS encoding c-type cytochrome, protein MKNIAIAIFLGVTLISCSKKEANPNADSNLMLEESATATAGAAAGEHEGKTLIAGMDCLTCHKEDAKLIGPSYQEVAAKYTEADIDQLAQKIIDGSVGVWGQVPMTPHAGLSKENAKKMVEYILTLK, encoded by the coding sequence ATGAAAAATATAGCTATTGCAATTTTTTTGGGTGTTACCCTGATTTCGTGTTCTAAAAAAGAAGCAAATCCTAATGCGGATTCCAATTTAATGCTTGAGGAATCGGCTACTGCAACGGCGGGGGCTGCGGCAGGCGAGCATGAAGGTAAAACGCTGATCGCCGGGATGGACTGCCTTACTTGCCACAAGGAAGATGCAAAACTTATCGGCCCTTCATATCAGGAAGTAGCTGCGAAATATACGGAAGCTGATATAGACCAGTTGGCTCAGAAAATCATTGATGGCAGCGTAGGTGTATGGGGACAGGTACCGATGACGCCACACGCCGGCCTCAGCAAGGAGAATGCTAAGAAAATGGTTGAATATATCCTGACTTTGAAGTAA
- a CDS encoding YceI family protein, with protein sequence MKKLMSLVAVMLFTVGVFAQKVLVSDPAHSRIQFSVIHLTINDITGNFDKANLTINTDNKNFANSKIMFEVDPASINTHVEARDNHLKSADFFDVATYPKMVFTSTSIKRLKKNYYEANGNLLMHGVTKPVKVTLIYRGSTVNQMNKKTTYGYQVYASLKRSDFEIGGKFPEAVISNMVRIKGDFELTEQ encoded by the coding sequence ATGAAAAAATTAATGTCATTAGTCGCAGTTATGCTTTTTACAGTAGGCGTTTTTGCACAGAAAGTGCTGGTAAGTGATCCCGCGCATTCACGAATTCAGTTTTCTGTGATTCACCTTACCATCAACGATATCACCGGAAATTTCGATAAGGCAAACCTTACCATCAATACGGATAATAAGAATTTTGCAAACTCAAAAATCATGTTTGAAGTTGATCCAGCCAGCATCAACACGCATGTGGAGGCCCGAGACAATCACCTGAAAAGTGCTGATTTTTTCGATGTTGCGACGTATCCTAAAATGGTGTTCACCAGCACTTCGATAAAAAGGCTCAAGAAAAATTATTACGAAGCAAACGGCAATTTACTAATGCACGGCGTCACTAAACCGGTAAAAGTAACATTGATCTATCGCGGATCGACGGTCAACCAAATGAATAAAAAAACCACTTACGGCTATCAGGTCTATGCAAGCCTGAAAAGATCCGATTTTGAAATAGGCGGCAAATTTCCCGAAGCGGTGATCAGCAATATGGTTAGAATCAAAGGTGATTTTGAGCTCACTGAACAATAA
- a CDS encoding DUF4846 domain-containing protein, whose translation MIFFPCIFNAQVIETTREIEMSAESSTIKTRFKAPQGYRWETAPTESFEDFLINFPLKPATFPLRDYRNLPLAKQYQHAAILDIDVGEKDLQQCADAWMRLYGEYLWLHQRYDEIEFEFTSGQKMSWYDYKKGVRTTEDNDCVKFHKTAKYSDSYANFREYMDLVFRYAGTISLDRETVPVLKNSDIRVGDIIIKPGSPGHAVFIVGSARNSVGKRVFLLAESYMPAQDIHILKNPVNSRISPWYELDINAPKLMTAKYLFAPAPIKRFKSIK comes from the coding sequence ATGATTTTTTTTCCGTGCATTTTCAACGCGCAGGTAATTGAAACCACGAGAGAAATCGAAATGAGTGCGGAGAGCAGCACGATAAAAACCAGATTTAAAGCCCCACAGGGATATCGCTGGGAAACCGCTCCGACGGAAAGTTTTGAGGATTTTCTGATAAACTTCCCACTGAAGCCTGCAACTTTCCCGTTACGCGACTACCGCAACCTGCCTCTGGCCAAGCAGTATCAGCACGCAGCAATTTTGGATATTGATGTGGGCGAGAAGGATCTGCAACAGTGTGCCGACGCCTGGATGCGGCTTTACGGTGAATATCTCTGGCTGCATCAACGTTATGATGAGATTGAATTTGAATTCACGAGCGGCCAAAAAATGTCGTGGTATGATTACAAAAAGGGAGTGCGGACCACAGAGGATAACGATTGTGTAAAGTTTCATAAAACAGCAAAATATTCCGACAGCTACGCTAATTTTCGCGAGTATATGGATTTGGTTTTCCGATATGCGGGTACTATTTCGCTCGACAGAGAAACTGTTCCTGTGCTGAAAAATTCAGACATCAGGGTGGGAGATATAATCATAAAACCCGGAAGCCCGGGACACGCCGTCTTTATTGTGGGAAGCGCTAGAAATTCTGTTGGTAAAAGGGTTTTTCTTTTGGCAGAAAGCTATATGCCGGCTCAGGATATCCATATTCTGAAAAATCCTGTGAACAGCAGGATTTCACCGTGGTACGAGCTGGACATCAACGCACCGAAACTGATGACGGCCAAGTACCTCTTTGCACCCGCGCCGATAAAGCGTTTTAAAAGTATAAAGTAA